The following coding sequences are from one Lolium rigidum isolate FL_2022 chromosome 6, APGP_CSIRO_Lrig_0.1, whole genome shotgun sequence window:
- the LOC124665411 gene encoding V-type proton ATPase subunit E-like: MDESSVAQQLTQMADFIRNEAVEKASEIEAAAAEEFQIEKLQLVEVEKKKIRQEYERKEKQVDIKKKIEYSMQLNASRIEVLQAQDDLVKSMMESAGKELLCQSQDHQSYKKLLSILIVQSLLRLKESAVILRCREEDLQLVESVLESAGNEYAETANVHPPEIVLDRQVFLPSAPSHYKAHDLSCSGGVVLASRDGKIVFENTLDARLELAFRKKLPEIRQSLIGQVAASA; encoded by the exons ATGGACGAATCGAGCGTGGCGCAGCAGCTCACTCAGATGGCGGACTTCATCCGCAATGAGGCCGTCGAGAAGGCCTCCGAgatcgaggccgccgccgccgag GAATTCCAAATTGAGAAATTACAACTGGTCGAAGTTGAAAAGAAGAAGATCAGGCAGGAATATGAACGGAAAGAGAAACAAGTTGATATCAAGAAGAAAAT TGAATACTCAATGCAACTCAATGCTTCCCGAATTGAAGTTCTTCAAGCACAGGATGATTTAGTAAAGTCTATGATGGAGTCAGCTGGGAAAGAGCTACTGTGTCAGAGCCAAGACCATCAATCTTACAAGAAACTTCTCAGTATACTTATTGTTCAG AGCTTGCTGCGCCTGAAAGAGTCAGCGGTCATTCTCCGCTGCAGGGAGGAGGATCTTCAGCTTGTTGAATCAGTTTTGGAGTCAGCAGGGAATGAATATGCGGAAACAGCAAATGTACATCCACCTGAAATTGTGTTAGACCGTCAAGTCTTTCTGCCGTCTGCTCCCAGTCATTACAAGGCACATGACCTCTCCTG CTCTGGTGGAGTTGTACTGGCTTCACGAGATGGAAAAATTGTCTTCGAGAACACATTGGATGCTAGACTAGAACTGGCTTTCAGAAAGAAGCTACCAGAG ATCCGTCAAAGCCTTATTGGGCAGGTTGCTGCGTCAGCGTGA